From the Desulfovibrio sp. Fe33 genome, one window contains:
- a CDS encoding BON domain-containing protein, whose amino-acid sequence MLKFVFKLLIAASLFFHLPGCAMVPMGIGLIPGAPAYVSSLIGGGQSVYEATMDERTTEQQMLDAIVAGHAQAELYKAKGIEPTQITPYCYFGKLYLVGEYDSPDQLKKIYQCVDKVNGKRAVISRLYLRDADAKNTFFHNQARYAELRAQLMADFEVTSTPIEVEIVQGDIILLGAVQNKEERDRIVGHAMDMDGVHRVVSYLYHQENAAEPNIMTAQIAPAPEPPKEIPPPPETKPKSSKTRPKVEKKKKPQASPSLAVTNPDRGR is encoded by the coding sequence GTGCTCAAATTCGTTTTCAAACTGCTGATCGCGGCCTCGCTTTTCTTCCATTTGCCGGGATGCGCCATGGTGCCCATGGGCATCGGGCTCATCCCGGGCGCGCCCGCCTATGTATCTTCACTCATAGGAGGAGGCCAATCCGTGTATGAAGCCACCATGGACGAACGGACCACCGAGCAACAGATGCTGGACGCCATCGTGGCCGGGCACGCCCAGGCCGAGCTGTACAAGGCCAAAGGCATCGAGCCCACGCAGATCACCCCCTACTGCTATTTCGGCAAGCTCTACCTGGTGGGAGAATACGACTCCCCGGATCAATTGAAGAAAATCTATCAGTGCGTGGACAAGGTCAACGGCAAGCGGGCGGTCATCAGCCGCCTCTACCTTCGCGACGCGGACGCCAAGAACACGTTTTTTCATAACCAGGCCCGGTACGCCGAACTGAGGGCGCAGCTCATGGCCGACTTCGAAGTGACCAGCACGCCCATCGAGGTGGAGATAGTCCAGGGCGACATCATTCTCCTCGGCGCCGTCCAGAACAAGGAGGAACGCGACCGCATCGTGGGCCACGCCATGGACATGGACGGCGTGCACAGGGTGGTCTCATACCTCTATCACCAGGAAAACGCGGCAGAGCCCAATATCATGACCGCCCAGATTGCTCCTGCTCCCGAGCCGCCCAAGGAAATCCCGCCGCCGCCCGAGACCAAGCCGAAAAGCTCCAAGACCCGGCCAAAGGTGGAAAAAAAGAAGAAGCCGCAGGCGAGTCCGTCGCTGGCCGTCACCAACCCCGACAGGGGAAGGTAG
- a CDS encoding prephenate dehydrogenase — protein MATEIHNIAVVGANGQMGGRFSADFAALGLNVARLDRESSDEDVRAALDGCDLLLLSVPVTAMDAVLDRMLPRLGRTAILCDVGSVKVMPVKAMTARYEGPVVGTHPLFGPVVPEGFEPRVAVMPGRDRDADAAALVADLFTRCGYHCFASDPEEHDRAMAYIQGLNYTSTVAFLAAARDVEGISNFVTPSFRRRLDAAAKMLNQDMELFEIISEANPFLQEVSRKFMSYLSLAAGGDLDLLADRAQWWWRNEKSY, from the coding sequence ATGGCAACGGAAATACACAACATCGCCGTCGTGGGCGCAAACGGGCAGATGGGCGGCCGCTTCTCGGCGGACTTCGCGGCCCTCGGCCTGAACGTCGCGCGCCTGGACCGGGAATCCTCGGACGAGGACGTGCGCGCGGCCCTCGACGGCTGCGACCTGCTCCTGCTCAGCGTGCCCGTCACGGCCATGGACGCCGTGCTCGACCGTATGCTGCCGAGGCTTGGCCGAACGGCCATCCTCTGCGACGTAGGCTCCGTGAAGGTCATGCCCGTGAAGGCCATGACGGCCCGCTATGAAGGGCCTGTGGTGGGCACGCACCCTCTGTTCGGCCCCGTCGTTCCCGAGGGATTCGAGCCCAGGGTGGCGGTCATGCCCGGCCGCGACCGCGATGCGGACGCCGCGGCACTGGTGGCCGACCTGTTCACCCGCTGCGGCTACCACTGTTTCGCCTCCGACCCGGAAGAACACGACCGGGCCATGGCCTACATCCAGGGCCTGAACTACACATCCACCGTGGCCTTTCTGGCCGCGGCCCGGGATGTGGAGGGCATCAGCAATTTCGTCACCCCGTCCTTCCGGCGCAGGCTCGATGCCGCCGCGAAAATGCTGAACCAGGACATGGAGCTCTTCGAGATCATCTCGGAGGCCAACCCGTTCCTTCAGGAAGTCAGCCGCAAGTTCATGTCCTACCTCAGCCTGGCCGCCGGCGGCGATCTCGATCTGCTCGCCGACCGGGCGCAGTGGTGGTGGCGCAACGAAAAGTCTTATTGA
- a CDS encoding anthranilate synthase component I family protein: MQKITITQHGKWMPADVQTTISLYMGLVGDQPGILLESAEVDGRLGRYSLIAFDYRLMLHPVDGRLVVEASDERLAPLKEFEGMDFLAGIKEVVKHLSIEQEATGTSPAIGRDGLPGLTRGLYGYFGYGVAGMFERKLKDVCRPEDAEACLVLPGQMVLFDHLRHSCCYLSLDEGATPMPAPIQWGGDLAAPETGAPEVHPGKEEYMAGVARCKELIAEGECIQVVLSTRFSMPLPDEPFRIYRRLRQANPSPFMFYMKFPDCPSMGKTCGTTLLGSSPEMMVRSARGSLEVRPIAGTRWRGETEKEDIRLEQELLSDPKERAEHVMLVDLGRNDLGRISKPGTVTVEKFMNVERFSHVMHLTSYVEGELKDGLDGVDVLQATFPAGTLSGAPKIRAMEIIADLEPEARGPYGGCIGWMGLDDGEVSLDTGITIRSMWIRDNVCHWQAGAGIVYDSNPEAEWVECNNKARVILEVITGKGGTDVFADR, encoded by the coding sequence ATGCAGAAAATAACCATCACGCAGCACGGCAAATGGATGCCTGCCGACGTGCAGACCACCATCTCCCTCTACATGGGACTGGTGGGCGACCAGCCCGGCATTCTCCTGGAATCCGCCGAGGTTGACGGGCGGCTCGGCCGCTATTCCCTCATCGCCTTCGACTACCGCCTCATGCTCCACCCCGTGGACGGCAGGCTGGTGGTCGAGGCCTCCGACGAGCGTCTCGCGCCCCTCAAGGAGTTCGAGGGCATGGACTTCCTGGCCGGGATCAAGGAAGTCGTCAAACATCTCTCCATCGAACAGGAGGCCACCGGCACCTCCCCGGCCATCGGCCGCGACGGGCTGCCCGGACTGACGCGCGGCCTGTACGGCTATTTCGGCTACGGCGTGGCCGGGATGTTCGAACGCAAACTGAAAGATGTGTGCAGGCCCGAGGACGCCGAGGCGTGCCTGGTCCTGCCCGGCCAAATGGTCCTCTTCGACCACCTGCGCCACTCCTGCTGCTATCTCTCCCTGGACGAGGGAGCCACGCCCATGCCCGCACCGATCCAGTGGGGCGGCGACCTGGCCGCGCCCGAGACCGGCGCGCCCGAGGTGCATCCGGGCAAGGAGGAATACATGGCCGGGGTGGCGCGGTGCAAGGAGCTCATCGCCGAGGGCGAATGCATCCAGGTGGTCCTGTCCACCCGGTTCTCGATGCCCCTGCCCGACGAGCCGTTCCGGATCTACCGCCGACTCCGCCAGGCCAACCCCTCCCCGTTCATGTTCTACATGAAATTCCCGGACTGCCCGTCCATGGGCAAGACCTGCGGCACCACCCTGCTCGGCTCCTCTCCCGAGATGATGGTCCGCTCCGCGCGCGGCAGCCTTGAAGTGCGCCCCATCGCAGGCACCCGCTGGCGCGGAGAAACCGAGAAGGAGGACATCCGCCTGGAGCAGGAACTCCTGTCAGACCCCAAGGAGCGGGCCGAACACGTCATGCTCGTCGACCTGGGCCGCAACGACCTGGGCCGAATATCCAAGCCCGGCACCGTGACCGTGGAAAAGTTCATGAACGTGGAAAGATTCTCCCACGTCATGCACCTGACCTCCTACGTGGAAGGCGAACTCAAGGACGGGCTCGACGGCGTGGACGTGCTCCAGGCCACCTTCCCGGCAGGAACCCTGTCCGGCGCGCCCAAGATTCGGGCCATGGAGATCATCGCCGACCTGGAACCCGAAGCGCGCGGCCCTTACGGAGGCTGCATAGGCTGGATGGGCCTGGACGACGGCGAGGTCAGTCTCGACACCGGCATCACCATCCGCTCCATGTGGATCAGGGACAACGTCTGCCACTGGCAGGCGGGCGCGGGAATCGTCTACGATTCGAACCCCGAGGCCGAATGGGTTGAATGCAACAACAAGGCCCGTGTGATTCTCGAAGTCATCACCGGCAAGGGAGGCACCGATGTTTTTGCTGATCGATAA
- the trpD gene encoding anthranilate phosphoribosyltransferase, with amino-acid sequence MTVAEILEILAQKKALTDDQADFMFAELMTGNLTEAQAGAFLMGLRAKGEDSTDLAAGVRACLAHARTIPGVKATPENPIFDTVGTGGDGQHSFNNSTAVSLFLADMGCTVAKHGNRALSSSCGSADALEGLGIPLEQTPEEAAEGLAKYNFAFLFAPAYHPAFKHIMPVRKQLGIRTLFNFMGPLLNPIRPSHQLIGVGDPERLFLMGETLLLTGVRRALIFAGAGGFDELTTWGVNRGYIIDDGRMDKAVVDPGTLGFPRHSPDDVRVTGKEDAVAKLRAILAGKGPEAMMDMVALNLAGCLNLLDKGTMAECADIARDVVHAGLTKGIPYAE; translated from the coding sequence ATGACCGTAGCCGAAATACTTGAAATACTGGCCCAGAAAAAAGCCCTGACCGACGACCAGGCGGACTTCATGTTCGCGGAACTGATGACCGGCAACCTGACCGAAGCCCAGGCCGGGGCATTCCTCATGGGGTTGCGCGCCAAGGGCGAAGACTCCACGGACCTGGCCGCGGGCGTGCGCGCCTGCCTGGCCCACGCCCGGACCATTCCCGGCGTCAAGGCCACGCCCGAGAACCCCATCTTCGACACCGTAGGGACCGGCGGCGACGGCCAGCACTCCTTCAACAACTCCACGGCGGTGTCCCTGTTCCTGGCGGACATGGGCTGCACCGTGGCCAAGCACGGCAACCGCGCCCTGTCGTCCTCCTGCGGCTCAGCCGACGCCCTCGAAGGACTGGGCATCCCGCTGGAACAGACCCCGGAGGAAGCGGCGGAGGGACTCGCGAAATACAACTTCGCCTTCCTGTTCGCCCCGGCCTACCACCCGGCCTTCAAGCACATCATGCCCGTGCGCAAACAGCTCGGCATCCGCACCCTGTTCAACTTCATGGGACCGCTGCTCAACCCGATCCGCCCGTCGCACCAGCTCATAGGCGTGGGAGATCCCGAGCGGCTGTTCCTCATGGGCGAGACCCTGCTCCTGACCGGCGTGCGCCGCGCCCTCATCTTCGCGGGCGCGGGCGGCTTCGACGAGCTGACCACCTGGGGCGTAAACCGGGGCTACATCATCGACGACGGCCGCATGGACAAGGCGGTGGTCGATCCCGGAACCCTGGGCTTCCCGCGCCACTCTCCCGACGACGTGCGCGTTACCGGCAAAGAGGACGCCGTTGCCAAGCTCAGAGCCATCCTGGCGGGCAAGGGGCCGGAGGCCATGATGGACATGGTGGCCCTCAATCTGGCAGGGTGCCTGAATCTGCTGGACAAGGGCACCATGGCCGAATGCGCCGATATCGCCCGCGACGTGGTACATGCCGGACTGACAAAAGGAATCCCCTATGCTGAATAA
- a CDS encoding indole-3-glycerol phosphate synthase TrpC, translated as MLNKFREAKRLEIESLHKDFAAGRIPAAFRGERPSFIDAIRAKGPGAIIAEFKPASPSRGVLRPDANPLDFADAYAKNGAAAISVLTEHKYFKGTPDFLFMMNGSGLPLLRKDFIFDPLQVAMTASSPASAVLLIARMCDDAAHLKQLVDIARMPGLTPVVEIFDQADLDRAREAGADVIQVNNRDLDTLQTSLDQGRAFIRQKRDGELWICASGVSTRAQVEEMAALGFDAILVGTSLMEAEDPGAMLAELTGAR; from the coding sequence ATGCTGAATAAATTCCGTGAAGCCAAGCGGCTCGAAATCGAGTCGCTGCACAAGGACTTCGCGGCGGGACGCATTCCCGCCGCCTTCCGGGGCGAACGCCCCTCCTTCATCGACGCCATCCGGGCCAAGGGGCCGGGCGCAATCATCGCCGAGTTCAAACCGGCCAGCCCCAGCCGGGGCGTATTGCGACCGGACGCCAACCCCCTGGACTTCGCCGACGCCTATGCGAAAAACGGCGCGGCCGCCATCTCCGTGCTGACCGAACACAAGTACTTCAAGGGCACCCCGGACTTCCTCTTCATGATGAACGGATCGGGACTGCCGCTCCTGCGCAAGGACTTCATATTCGACCCGCTCCAGGTGGCCATGACCGCGTCCAGCCCGGCCTCGGCCGTGCTGCTCATCGCCCGCATGTGCGACGACGCCGCCCATCTGAAGCAGCTCGTCGACATCGCCAGGATGCCGGGCCTGACCCCTGTGGTCGAGATATTCGACCAGGCGGACCTGGACCGCGCCCGCGAGGCCGGTGCCGACGTCATCCAGGTCAACAACCGCGACCTGGACACCCTGCAAACCTCCCTGGACCAGGGCCGCGCCTTCATCCGGCAGAAGCGCGACGGCGAGCTGTGGATCTGCGCCAGCGGCGTATCCACCCGCGCCCAGGTGGAGGAAATGGCGGCGCTCGGCTTCGACGCCATACTCGTCGGCACCTCCCTGATGGAAGCCGAAGACCCCGGCGCCATGCTGGCGGAACTGACGGGAGCGCGATAA
- a CDS encoding anthranilate synthase component II, producing MFLLIDNFDSFTFNLVQAFQQLGADPVVIRNDRKRILELAESGELERVCLSPGPSNPENAGFCLEFLARLPKETPVLGVCLGHQTLGHFAGAPVERAGRIMHGKTSEVFHEGRSVFEGLPSPFTVCRYHSLIVPAEKAADKIEVTARTEQGEVMGLQYKDRPWHGVQFHPESILTPEGPKLLANFLKIEG from the coding sequence ATGTTTTTGCTGATCGATAATTTCGACTCCTTCACCTTCAATCTGGTGCAGGCGTTCCAGCAGCTCGGAGCCGACCCCGTGGTCATCCGCAACGACCGGAAACGAATCCTGGAACTGGCCGAAAGCGGCGAATTGGAGCGCGTCTGCCTCTCCCCCGGGCCGAGCAACCCGGAAAACGCGGGTTTCTGCCTGGAGTTCCTGGCGCGGCTGCCCAAGGAAACGCCGGTCCTCGGCGTCTGCCTGGGCCACCAGACCCTGGGCCATTTCGCGGGCGCACCCGTGGAACGCGCCGGGCGGATCATGCACGGCAAGACCTCCGAGGTTTTCCACGAAGGCCGAAGCGTATTCGAAGGACTGCCTTCCCCGTTCACGGTCTGCCGCTACCACTCCCTCATCGTCCCGGCCGAGAAGGCCGCCGACAAGATCGAGGTCACGGCCCGCACCGAACAAGGCGAGGTCATGGGATTGCAGTACAAGGACCGGCCGTGGCACGGCGTGCAGTTCCATCCGGAATCCATCCTCACCCCCGAAGGCCCCAAGCTCCTTGCAAACTTCCTCAAAATAGAAGGATAG
- the trpB gene encoding tryptophan synthase subunit beta: MRKGYFGDFGGQFIPELLMPPLIELEEAMETILPSEAFQTRFAAMLKENVGRPSAITYCPNLSKDLGLDLWLKREDLNHSGAHKINNTLGQGLLAKMMGKKVLLAETGAGMHGVATTVAAAMLDMKAVIYMGATDVIRQAPNVNRMRLMGAEIIAVESGTKTLKDAINEALRRWLADQETTHYCFGTAAGPHPFPTLVREFQQIISKEAREQFMARNQGKLPDVVVACVGGGSNAIGMFHNFVPDESVKLVGVEAAGTGEPGCYSSAPIDHGTEGVLHGMKTKLLQTPEGQIEPSHSVAPGLDYPGVGPEHAYLDAIGRADYTTINDAQAINAFKVLSRREGIIPALESSHAVAYAIENKDKLQGKSVLVCLSGRGDKDLGILDEIM; this comes from the coding sequence ATGAGAAAAGGATACTTCGGCGACTTCGGCGGGCAGTTCATCCCCGAACTGCTCATGCCGCCGCTCATAGAACTCGAAGAGGCCATGGAGACCATCCTCCCGAGCGAAGCGTTTCAAACCCGCTTCGCGGCCATGCTCAAGGAAAACGTGGGCCGTCCCTCGGCCATCACCTACTGCCCGAACCTGTCAAAGGACCTCGGCCTGGACCTCTGGCTCAAGCGCGAGGACCTCAACCATTCGGGCGCGCACAAGATCAACAACACCCTGGGCCAGGGACTGCTGGCCAAGATGATGGGCAAGAAGGTGCTCCTCGCCGAAACCGGCGCTGGAATGCACGGCGTGGCGACCACCGTGGCCGCGGCCATGCTCGACATGAAGGCGGTCATCTACATGGGGGCCACCGATGTGATCCGCCAGGCTCCCAACGTCAACCGGATGCGCCTCATGGGCGCGGAAATCATCGCCGTGGAATCGGGCACCAAGACCCTCAAGGACGCCATCAACGAGGCGCTCAGACGCTGGCTGGCCGACCAGGAGACCACCCACTACTGCTTCGGCACCGCCGCCGGACCGCACCCCTTCCCCACCCTGGTGCGCGAATTCCAGCAGATCATCTCCAAAGAAGCGCGCGAACAGTTCATGGCCCGCAACCAGGGCAAACTGCCCGATGTGGTCGTGGCCTGCGTGGGCGGCGGCTCCAACGCCATCGGCATGTTCCACAACTTCGTCCCCGACGAGTCCGTCAAGCTCGTCGGCGTGGAGGCCGCAGGCACCGGCGAGCCCGGCTGCTACAGCTCCGCGCCCATCGACCACGGCACGGAAGGCGTGCTGCACGGCATGAAGACCAAGCTCTTGCAGACCCCGGAAGGCCAAATCGAGCCCTCCCACTCCGTGGCCCCCGGCCTGGACTATCCCGGCGTCGGCCCCGAACACGCCTATCTCGACGCCATCGGCCGCGCCGACTACACGACCATCAACGACGCCCAGGCAATCAATGCCTTCAAGGTCCTGTCCCGGCGCGAAGGCATCATCCCGGCCCTGGAATCCTCCCACGCCGTGGCCTACGCCATCGAAAACAAGGATAAGCTCCAGGGCAAGTCGGTGCTCGTCTGCCTCTCCGGGCGGGGCGACAAGGATTTGGGGATACTCGACGAGATCATGTGA
- a CDS encoding class I SAM-dependent methyltransferase, whose product MSSTKGLQADESSRKGYGPTSFWLQEPGVVFAHLDLQAGQVFLDAGCGAGEYSLYAAPLLGETGKVIAVDNIRISTDALNALPARPGEAPITAFACDITATLPIETHSVDVIFLSTVLHIKKVRDRAGEMFREFHRVLRTGSTLAVLECKKVEANFGPPLHSRLSEDDVRTLVEPHGFRHASTLDTGHANLICFQAE is encoded by the coding sequence ATGAGTAGCACGAAGGGTCTGCAAGCTGACGAATCGTCCCGCAAGGGATATGGGCCGACCAGTTTCTGGTTGCAGGAACCCGGCGTGGTCTTTGCCCATCTGGACCTGCAAGCGGGCCAGGTGTTTCTGGACGCGGGTTGCGGCGCGGGAGAGTATTCCCTGTACGCGGCTCCCCTGCTCGGCGAAACGGGCAAAGTCATCGCCGTGGACAACATCCGCATCTCCACCGACGCCCTCAACGCGCTGCCCGCCAGGCCCGGCGAAGCCCCCATCACCGCCTTTGCCTGCGACATCACCGCCACTCTGCCCATTGAGACGCACTCCGTGGACGTGATTTTCCTGTCCACGGTCCTGCATATAAAGAAGGTCCGTGACCGCGCGGGGGAAATGTTCCGCGAATTCCACCGCGTCCTGCGCACCGGCTCCACCCTGGCCGTACTCGAATGCAAGAAGGTCGAAGCAAACTTCGGACCGCCTCTGCACTCCCGTCTCTCCGAAGACGACGTCCGCACCCTGGTGGAACCCCACGGCTTCCGCCACGCCTCCACCCTCGACACCGGCCACGCGAACCTGATCTGTTTTCAAGCCGAATAA
- the trpA gene encoding tryptophan synthase subunit alpha, with amino-acid sequence MNAMQRKIEEARGKGKVGLIPFLPAGFPDRERFWKELEELDAAGASVIEIGMPFSDPVADGPVVEKASLRCLADGVNLAWILTELRKRKGQFNAALLLMGYLNPVYQYGLDRFAEDCEAAGVSGLIIADMPHEESRFVRDAVEPHGIALVPLIGLNTSKERMKLYADGAQGFCYFVSVLGTTGQRDALSARIKEKLAEAREVFDIPIALGFGIKHPDQLTQFDGLLDAAVFGSALISHIESGRSSDSFMEPWK; translated from the coding sequence ATGAATGCAATGCAGAGAAAAATAGAAGAGGCCAGGGGCAAGGGAAAGGTGGGGTTGATCCCCTTTCTGCCCGCAGGGTTCCCGGACCGCGAGCGGTTCTGGAAGGAGCTTGAGGAACTGGACGCCGCAGGCGCGTCCGTCATCGAGATAGGTATGCCCTTTTCCGACCCGGTGGCCGACGGCCCGGTCGTGGAAAAGGCGTCCCTCCGATGTCTCGCGGACGGCGTCAACCTGGCCTGGATTCTCACCGAGCTGCGGAAGCGCAAGGGGCAGTTCAACGCTGCCCTGCTGCTCATGGGCTACCTCAATCCTGTCTACCAGTACGGTCTGGACCGATTTGCCGAGGACTGCGAAGCGGCGGGCGTATCCGGCCTGATTATCGCGGACATGCCCCATGAGGAATCCCGATTCGTCAGGGACGCCGTCGAGCCGCACGGCATAGCCCTGGTCCCCCTGATCGGCCTGAACACCTCGAAGGAACGCATGAAGCTCTACGCCGACGGGGCGCAGGGATTCTGCTACTTCGTGTCGGTGCTCGGCACCACAGGACAGCGCGACGCCCTGTCCGCGCGCATCAAGGAAAAACTCGCCGAGGCCAGGGAAGTCTTCGACATCCCCATCGCGCTCGGTTTCGGCATCAAGCACCCGGACCAGCTCACGCAGTTCGACGGACTCCTCGATGCCGCCGTGTTCGGCTCCGCCCTCATCTCGCACATAGAATCCGGCCGCTCCAGCGACTCCTTTATGGAGCCGTGGAAGTAG
- a CDS encoding phosphoribosylanthranilate isomerase: protein MARPLVKVCGMTRMEDVELCVKLGVDLLGFIFHEKSPRNADPDFVASVKTGKVSKVGVFVDQTADEVIETMDRCGLHAAQLHGGQDSIFCWKIGPDRVIRAFWPAAYSSPHALERDLDAYTEVCGHFLLDAGAKGQGGTGRTIDLAALQHIEIQTPWFLAGGLGPDTLRAALAVNPPGLDFNSGVESAPGIKDETKLREVFRILAELE from the coding sequence ATGGCACGCCCCCTGGTCAAGGTCTGCGGCATGACCCGCATGGAAGACGTGGAACTCTGCGTGAAGCTCGGCGTGGACCTGCTCGGCTTCATCTTCCACGAAAAAAGCCCGCGCAACGCGGACCCGGATTTCGTGGCTTCGGTCAAGACCGGCAAGGTCTCCAAGGTGGGCGTCTTCGTCGACCAGACCGCCGACGAGGTCATCGAGACCATGGACCGCTGCGGGCTTCATGCGGCGCAACTGCACGGAGGCCAGGATTCGATCTTCTGTTGGAAGATCGGACCCGACCGGGTCATCCGGGCCTTCTGGCCCGCCGCGTACTCATCGCCCCACGCCCTGGAGCGCGACCTCGACGCCTATACCGAGGTCTGCGGACATTTCCTTCTGGACGCGGGCGCGAAAGGCCAGGGCGGGACAGGCCGAACCATTGATCTCGCCGCTTTGCAACATATTGAAATACAAACGCCTTGGTTCCTCGCTGGGGGACTTGGACCGGACACACTCAGGGCCGCCCTGGCCGTGAATCCCCCGGGCCTGGACTTCAACTCCGGCGTGGAAAGCGCACCGGGAATCAAGGACGAAACCAAACTGCGGGAAGTCTTTCGGATTCTCGCGGAATTGGAATAA
- a CDS encoding ArnT family glycosyltransferase, with amino-acid sequence MTMPRDTYTPRLDVLAFFIIFASFAVRYWFVASGQLNLVQDEAQYWDWIRRPQLSYYSKGPLIAWVITLWTQIFGNTELGVRFGSIIGMTGIQAALYIGVSRVWREYRLAIFVLFAAATMPMLNALGILATTDCPLIFCWTVAFFALAAATRNEPDRPVSNIPFIVLGVCMAVGILAKYMMLTFIALAVIHALILQCRGQMPERFWTRFVVAAIAGSVVGLTPIILWNMSNDWVAYKHVAKLTSGVGGSDWLPDRIGPFFEMLGAQIGLLAPWWAWFLAIASVGAMRKAWVGPVGRFDADYRRDLMTMLFFWPLWTIITFKALFSKVEANWTAVTFSVGAVLAGMALKAWWDAPNRRTRGRAVLTSSAVALTLAIFVSPLLPLPDSMNPTLRLKGWADLGRKVDEIIRTEFDDPAKVFAMSDNYGFTSELAFYLEGQPLTYCTWTENRRMNQYDLWPSPAEDKIGWDAVMIRKRFTSANVRGLKKMFAHVSDPIHYQSSFNGGEGRKFTIIVCKGFTGFWPRHEGKF; translated from the coding sequence ATGACCATGCCTCGCGACACCTATACTCCCAGGCTCGATGTCCTCGCCTTTTTCATCATTTTTGCGTCCTTTGCGGTACGTTACTGGTTCGTGGCATCCGGCCAACTGAACCTGGTGCAGGACGAGGCGCAGTATTGGGATTGGATCAGGCGGCCGCAATTATCCTATTATTCCAAGGGGCCGCTCATCGCCTGGGTCATCACCCTATGGACCCAGATTTTCGGGAATACCGAGTTGGGCGTGCGCTTCGGGTCCATCATCGGCATGACCGGCATTCAGGCCGCGCTTTATATCGGGGTGTCGAGAGTCTGGCGGGAATACCGGCTGGCCATCTTCGTACTTTTCGCGGCGGCGACCATGCCCATGCTCAACGCATTGGGTATCCTGGCCACCACCGATTGCCCGCTGATTTTCTGCTGGACCGTGGCCTTCTTCGCCCTGGCGGCGGCCACGCGCAACGAGCCGGACCGGCCCGTGTCCAACATCCCCTTCATAGTTCTCGGCGTGTGCATGGCCGTGGGAATCCTCGCCAAATACATGATGCTCACCTTCATCGCCCTGGCCGTGATTCACGCCCTCATCCTCCAATGCCGGGGACAGATGCCCGAACGGTTCTGGACGCGTTTCGTCGTGGCCGCGATCGCCGGTTCGGTGGTGGGGCTCACCCCCATTATCCTCTGGAACATGAGCAACGATTGGGTGGCCTACAAGCATGTGGCCAAGCTTACCTCGGGCGTGGGCGGCAGCGACTGGCTGCCCGACCGCATCGGGCCGTTCTTCGAAATGCTGGGCGCGCAGATCGGCCTGCTGGCCCCGTGGTGGGCCTGGTTCCTGGCCATCGCCTCGGTCGGCGCAATGCGCAAGGCGTGGGTCGGCCCGGTGGGACGTTTCGACGCCGATTACCGGCGCGACCTGATGACCATGCTCTTCTTCTGGCCTCTGTGGACGATCATTACCTTCAAGGCGCTCTTTTCCAAAGTCGAGGCCAACTGGACCGCCGTGACCTTCTCGGTGGGAGCCGTCCTGGCGGGCATGGCCCTCAAAGCCTGGTGGGACGCGCCCAACCGCAGAACGCGCGGACGCGCCGTCCTGACCTCCTCAGCCGTGGCCCTCACCCTGGCCATATTCGTCTCGCCGCTTCTCCCGCTCCCGGACTCCATGAACCCCACCCTCCGCCTCAAGGGTTGGGCCGACCTGGGACGCAAGGTGGATGAAATCATCCGCACCGAATTCGACGACCCGGCCAAGGTCTTCGCCATGTCCGACAACTACGGGTTCACCTCCGAACTGGCATTCTATCTTGAAGGGCAACCCCTCACCTACTGCACCTGGACCGAAAACCGCCGGATGAACCAGTATGACCTGTGGCCTTCCCCGGCTGAAGACAAAATCGGCTGGGACGCGGTCATGATCCGCAAGCGGTTCACTTCCGCCAACGTGCGGGGCCTGAAGAAGATGTTCGCGCACGTGTCCGACCCAATCCACTACCAATCCTCCTTCAACGGTGGAGAAGGCCGCAAGTTCACCATCATCGTGTGCAAGGGATTCACGGGCTTCTGGCCCCGCCACGAAGGCAAGTTCTAG